ACTGCAATGAGCTCTGGGCACGCTAGGCCTATTTCGAGCGTTGTTTGTGAAGGCGACCTGGCACCAAGCGAGGACGCTTCTGATGTAATGGCTGGTAACCTTGCCAGGGTCACTTCTGCCTTTACCCGAACCAACGGTTAGCAATGGCTTTAAGTTCAAGCCAGAAGTGTTGTGTACCTGTGAGGTTCGACCTGTGAGTGATTGTGACTTGAGCAGTGCCACATTATCAGGAATGAGCAAACGAGATGCAGGGTTGGGTGAGTTTGCCAGTAGAGAGAGATGGTAACAATTGGCGCCGTGTGTTTCGACTGCGACCAGTTTTGCTTGGGGCCATTCGGTAGGCACATGCGCATTCATGTGATGCAAAAAACTCACTGCGGTCCCACTCCAGCTCGTTGATCCCTTGAAAGACTCCTCCCAGAAGGCCTCCGCCCCCTACGTTACAGACAATAGCGTTTGGAGCCGCTTTATTCGGAATTTGTCGAGCTATTTCATGTATCATTGTTGAGTGGCCTTCCCACAACGTGGGGTGATCTATAAATCCATTTATTAATTTATACGCCTCGTTCATTCAGATTTTCGACACAGGTTTACCATAAGAGGACATTAGAACTCTGCTCGGAGGAGTTATAGTGATAATAAATTATATTACCACCCATAAGCAGCACTTACGTTTTCGGTTTGTTCTTACAAAAAGCTTGAGCGGCCAACAATGCATCCGCATAGTCCACGCCTCCTACGATAACCTCCGAGCCAGCCATGTCTAGCTCTGCTTGTACTCCAACCGCCGAAACCGGTATGAAAACCGAGGTACGAACATCTTAGATTAAAGTTATATAGGCTTTTCGGTATAATATATTACTGGCTGAAACTTACTAAGACGTTTGCCAGCCCATGCTAGTGCAATCCCAGCACTCCCGCTTGTTGCAGCCACAATATGGACTTCAGAGCCATGTTCTTGGATAGCTCGGGAGACAAATAATGATATCCCCCTGTATTTGAATGATTGAgacggttgaaggttctgATTTGACTTGATGAGTGAAGGTATTGTAAATGGATAAATACGCACCTCCATTTTTAGGTACACCTCATAGCCTAATCTGGAAGACATGACAGGTGAATAAACTAGTGGAGTTTCGATGTACAAAGGCATATCGGCACTATCAATGTTGGTCATAGTTGTGTCCATAGACTGCTGTTGGTCGAGGTCGGTATAGTGTACACATGCTATTTCCCAAGATTGTCTGACTCGTGCGCTTATGAAATCCTGATCAGCTGCGATTAACTTCATTTGATACTCATTTAATCGCTAATCACATAACTTGTTGAGTCTTTCAAACTTCGGGCGCGCTCGTTCATGTCCCATCCCACACCTACTCCTCCACTGAAATCAATCCTCATGCCGTTGTCGATGTTCAATTGGAGTTCCCACATGTGCGTTGCTTTCACTCGCCAAGAATCTCCTCTAGAAGTCGGTCAGTATTAACACACAGTAGAGCTTGGAAGTACCGAAAGACTTACGTTGCGTCACCATATACGAAAACTTGAGGGCTAACCAAGCGAAGAGTCTGATCCTTTGTACTTTGATAGTCCCATACCCATATCCTACCACCGTTATAAACCTCCTAAAAAACTGTGTTAGTTCCTGTTCTTGTACATGTGGACTGCTGGACATGTACCTGAAACCCATCTTCGTCAATCAGTCTATGGCCCGGTTTAATTCGCTTGGGGGCGTTATCCGACAGAGAAGGCGATGGCGCGATCGATGGGTCGTTGAACAACCGAAGTAAAGTTATGTTCGAGGCATTGGATAGCTTATTCCGCAAGGTATGGTATACCTCCTTATTCACTGGGTCGACTATAGTGAATAAGGCATCTGATTCATAGCAGATGGGCTTTGATCCTGCATCGGCCATTTCTTCATCCTCATTCCGTTGGCTggtttcttctccttctccttgaccttcctcctcctcttcctcgtcgctATCGCTGTCACTTTCCATTTGGGCGTCTGGAAGATCACCGAAGGATTTTCGCTCCAAGTCTTCCAGGGTAGTCAGGAATGCATTCCATGTGGGTTCATCTTTGGAGTCAAGGTGGGTGCGAACGACGATTCCGCGGGTGCCGATGATGCGACTGTCTTTGAGATTCGGGATGTCATATGGATCTGGTCCCAGTTCAAAGGATGCAGGGACCTCCATCTTCATGGCCTTCAAATAATTACTCAGTAATTGACCAAGCGGGTTATTCTTGTGAGCTTACGCTACTAATTTGCTCGTGCTTTTGGGCTTTATTGAGTGTCCAAAATTGCTCAACTACCTCGAGCTTTAGCTGACGGCGACCAACATGCGGTTTATTAGATCTCGCATTGACATAGCCTAGCTGTACTTTACGATAGTCAATGAGGCATACTGCTACTACGGATAGTGCTCACAAGCAAGTATCTTTCAATTTGGTTCATTTATTGGTAGAAAGTTGGAAGCTGTAGTTACGTGATAGTGCAGGTATGTCATAATCACGTGAACATAGTCGAATCGGCCAGTTCCAACATAAACAGATCAGATAAATATAACAGCAACCCACTACTACAATGAATGAATAGCCCTCAGCCTAACTTTCGCGAGTTTGGTGCCTACAAGCATATTCGACCCTGGGGCAGCTGTAAAATGCGCTGTGGACATAAATTACATACATGCCTGGATAACAAATTGCAAATAGTGAGGGTCGTGCCTGAGATCATTCTTGGCAAATTTCTTATCTCTGAGTAAAAATAAGCGCTCGGCCCGTCAACCGAACAGCCGGCGGCTAGATTGGGTGCAACCAGAGTGTTGAGGGCGCGCCCAATGCCGACAAACGGGGCAGAGAGGCTCCTTGATCGAGGAGCGTAGTGTTATCTTTATAGGCGACGGGGTTATATAGATGTTGCTCGCGGAAATTAGGTTCAGAGCGGGTTCTCCAGATTTACATAGTTTCAGCCATGGCCCAGGCTGATAGATAAGAGCCGCTTCGTCCCAATCTCGCTTCGCCCGTGCAAAACCGACGTCAATAATGTGGGCCCCAAGTTTCAACACATGGCAGCACTCTATATAGCCCAGAACTCAACCGTCTCCTCCAAAACCTTCATCTAATGGTCACCACCATGGAGTCACTCAAGAGGTCTGTAGGCACTATCCATGCCCGTAAGTATATATCCTTTTTACCTACCCGGCACCCCTGTTGCAGAAGTCGCGGCATGCTGCTGCTGATTGTTCCTTGTGGTCTGGTTGGACGATAACCGAGGCTCTGTACCCCATGTTTTGAATCTTCTTGTTCACTATAATAGCCAAGAGTTACGTATGCTGATAACCCTTTCTGCGGCTTGATAGGCCAGTCCGAAGAGTAGGTTTCCTACAATAGGCTGCTGGAGAGGTGACTAATATGATTTTGTTTTAGAGCCCCTACATTTGACCGAGGAGATATATCGTTTATCATCATTTGCGGGGCTTTAGTCCTGTTCATGGTCCCCGGACTTGGCTTCCTTTATTCTGGCAAGTTTCACACTACACAGTCAGAACAAGGCTAACTGTGACACACAGGTCTTTCTCGTCGCAAGAACGCTCTTGCTCTGCTATGGGTTTGCGTTTTCTCCAACGCAGTCATCATTTTCCAATGGTACTTTTGGGGATACTCTCTCGCTTTTTCTGCGACGGCTACAAACGGGTTTATCGGTGCGTTTCGATGGAGTTAGTCCTCAGCCCGCGACTAACCAACACACAGGCAATCTCAGGCATTTTGGTTTACAGCATGTCATGGCCGACCCGTCACCAGGCTCTCCCCTCATTCCTGACCTACTCTATTCATTTTACCAGCTTGAGTTCTGCTGCGTTACAGTTGCCATCTTGATGGGTGCAGTGAGTGTTATAGGTAGCTTATGTGGCAAACGTGTCTCATTTCATTCAGGTCGCAGAACGTGGTCGGGTAATGCCAGCAATGGTCTTCGCATTCTTGTGGGCAACACTTGTCTATTGTCCTGTGGCGTGCTGGGGTTGGAATGTCAATGGCTGGGGATTCAAGTGGGGTGTTCTCGACTATGCCGGTTCGTCCAAACGAGAACCCCGTTAAGAAATCTTCTAACAAGTTGAAATTGTTCTAGGTGGAGGACCTGTCGAAATCGGCTCTGGTGTCGGTGGTCTGGCATTCTCCTGGGTACTTGGTCGCCGCAAGCAGAGCCAGCTCATGAATTTCCGCCCGCATAACGTGTCCCTCGTCGTACTGGGAACATTTATGCTCTGGTTCGGGTGGCTGGGCTTCAACGCTGGGTCGGCCTTTGGTGCTAACCTCCGCGCTGTTCTCGCTGCATGGAATACTAACATTACTGCCGCCTTTGTGAGTAATATAACTCCTACTTTTTTACGCTCGACTGATCTTTTTCATAAAACCAGGCTGGAGTTACATGGTGTTTGCTCGATTTCCGTCTGGAACGCAAGTTTACTATGGTCGGTTTCTGTTCGGGTACCATTGCTGGCCTCGTTGCTGCCACTCCCGCCTCTGGTTTCATTACCCTTTGGGGTagtgttgtccttggtgtcGTCACCGGCGCAGTGTGTAACTACGCAACCAAGAGTAAGGATTTATCTAGATTTCATACCTTGCACATATACTAATATCATACACGCGTTCAGTCAAGTATTTGATTGGTATTGACGATGCCCTCGATCTGTTTGCTGAGCACGctattg
The nucleotide sequence above comes from Rhizoctonia solani chromosome 3, complete sequence. Encoded proteins:
- a CDS encoding cysteine synthase, yielding MNQIERYLLLGYVNARSNKPHVGRRQLKLEVVEQFWTLNKAQKHEQISSAMKMEVPASFELGPDPYDIPNLKDSRIIGTRGIVVRTHLDSKDEPTWNAFLTTLEDLERKSFGDLPDAQMESDSDSDEEEEEEGQGEGEETSQRNEDEEMADAGSKPICYESDALFTIVDPVNKEVYHTLRNKLSNASNITLLRLFNDPSIAPSPSLSDNAPKRIKPGHRLIDEDGFQEVYNGGRIWVWDYQSTKDQTLRLVSPQVFVYGDATGDSWRVKATHMWELQLNIDNGMRIDFSGGRLNEYQMKLIAADQDFISARVRQSWEIACVHYTDLDQQQSMDTTMTNIDSADMPLYIETPLVYSPVMSSRLGYEVYLKMENLQPSQSFKYRGISLFVSRAIQEHGSEVHIVAATSGSAGIALAWAGKRLNVRTSVFIPVSAVGVQAELDMAGSEVIVGGVDYADALLAAQAFCKNKPKTVLMSSYDHPTLWEGHSTMIHEIARQIPNKAAPNAIVCNVGGGGLLGGVFQGINELEWDRTKLVAVETHGANCYHLSLLANSPNPASRLLIPDNVALLKSQSLTGRTSQAEVTLARLPAITSEASSLGARSPSQTTLEIGLACPELIAVSVPDTIAMQAVLGFLDEQKLLIELACGATLSPAYTPGLLQKLLPKTLEQPRPVVVFIICGGSKATFHDTEGYRNMLLGNAETHDARNLIMIGSAVGLS
- a CDS encoding ammonium transporter produces the protein MESLKRSVGTIHARLSRRKNALALLWVCVFSNAVIIFQWYFWGYSLAFSATATNGFIGNLRHFGLQHVMADPSPGSPLIPDLLYSFYQLEFCCVTVAILMGAVAERGRVMPAMVFAFLWATLVYCPVACWGWNVNGWGFKWGVLDYAGGGPVEIGSGVGGLAFSWVLGRRKQSQLMNFRPHNVSLVVLGTFMLWFGWLGFNAGSAFGANLRAVLAAWNTNITAAFAGVTWCLLDFRLERKFTMVGFCSGTIAGLVAATPASGFITLWGSVVLGVVTGAVCNYATKIKYLIGIDDALDLFAEHAIGGILGLLANGLFADTALIALDGVNTAVPGGWIEHNYKQLYIQFAYVCACCAYVFVMTAILAKIVDIIPFLGLRATEDGEILGMDDDQIGEFVQDFVEVRRDFDSWNAPASGANGLHQRSNGHDIAAGDRHGVPDHSARDEPRAQYVPETSSGSHNEKVE